A part of Emcibacter nanhaiensis genomic DNA contains:
- the ilvD gene encoding dihydroxy-acid dehydratase — protein MPEYRSKTSTHGRNMAGARALWRATGVKDKDFGKPIVAVVNSFTQFVPGHVHLKDLGQMVAREIEASGAIAKEFNTIAVDDGIAMGHDGMLYSLPSREIIADSVEYMVQAHCADAMVCISNCDKITPGMLMAALRLNIPAIFVSGGPMEAGKTEGVNHGLDLVDAIVMGSDPQVSDEVVEQVERSACPTCGSCSGMFTANSMNCLTEALGLSLPGNGTALATHADRKDLFLEAARRIVENCKKYYLENDESVLPRSVANFNAFENAMTLDIAMGGSTNTVLHILAAAQEGEVDFTMEDIDRLSRKVPNVCKVAPMSQDYHIEDVHRAGGIMGILGELSRAGLIHRDSPTVYADSLGEAIDYFDVMTSTDDKVKEFFRAAPGGVPTQEAFSQNKRYDELDTDRENGCIRSVEHAFSKDGGLAVLRGNLALDGCIVKTAGVDESILKFSGPAKIYESQEDAVEAITGGKVVDGDVVIIRYEGPKGGPGMQEMLYPTSFLKSMGLGKACALITDGRFSGGTSGLSIGHVSPEAASGGAIGLVEEGDMIDIDIPGRSISIRLSDEELAKRRAAMDAKGDKAWQPAEARPRVVSRALQAYALMATSADKGAVRDISGLIRKG, from the coding sequence ATGCCCGAGTATCGTTCAAAGACCTCCACCCACGGCCGCAACATGGCCGGTGCGCGCGCCCTGTGGCGGGCCACAGGCGTCAAGGACAAGGACTTCGGCAAGCCGATCGTGGCGGTGGTCAACAGCTTTACCCAGTTCGTGCCGGGCCATGTCCACCTCAAGGACCTGGGCCAGATGGTGGCGCGCGAGATCGAGGCCAGCGGCGCCATCGCCAAGGAGTTTAACACCATCGCCGTCGATGACGGCATTGCCATGGGTCATGACGGCATGCTCTACAGCCTGCCGAGCCGCGAGATCATTGCTGACTCGGTGGAATATATGGTGCAGGCCCATTGCGCCGACGCCATGGTCTGTATTTCCAACTGTGACAAAATCACCCCCGGCATGCTGATGGCGGCGTTGCGCCTTAATATCCCCGCCATTTTTGTGTCCGGCGGGCCGATGGAGGCCGGCAAGACCGAAGGCGTCAACCACGGGCTCGACCTGGTCGACGCCATCGTCATGGGCTCCGATCCGCAGGTCAGCGACGAGGTGGTGGAGCAGGTGGAACGCAGCGCCTGCCCGACCTGTGGTTCCTGTTCCGGCATGTTCACCGCCAACAGCATGAACTGCCTGACCGAAGCCCTGGGCCTGAGCCTGCCCGGCAATGGCACCGCGCTCGCCACCCATGCCGACCGCAAGGACCTGTTCCTGGAAGCGGCGCGCCGGATCGTCGAAAACTGCAAGAAATATTATCTGGAAAATGATGAAAGCGTGCTGCCGCGTTCCGTGGCCAATTTCAACGCGTTCGAGAATGCCATGACCCTGGACATCGCCATGGGCGGTTCTACCAACACGGTGCTGCATATCCTGGCCGCGGCCCAGGAGGGTGAGGTCGATTTCACCATGGAGGACATCGACCGGCTCAGCCGCAAGGTGCCCAATGTCTGTAAAGTGGCGCCCATGAGCCAGGACTATCACATTGAAGACGTGCACCGGGCCGGCGGCATCATGGGTATTCTTGGCGAGCTCAGTCGCGCCGGCCTGATCCATCGCGACAGCCCGACCGTTTATGCGGACAGCCTGGGTGAGGCCATTGATTATTTTGATGTCATGACGTCAACGGACGACAAGGTGAAGGAATTCTTCCGCGCCGCCCCGGGCGGGGTGCCGACCCAGGAAGCCTTCTCCCAGAACAAGCGCTATGACGAACTGGATACCGACCGGGAGAACGGTTGTATCCGTAGCGTGGAACATGCCTTCAGCAAGGACGGCGGGCTCGCCGTACTGCGCGGCAACCTGGCCCTGGACGGCTGTATCGTCAAAACCGCAGGAGTCGATGAAAGCATCCTCAAGTTCAGCGGCCCGGCCAAAATCTACGAGAGCCAGGAAGATGCGGTCGAAGCTATCACCGGCGGCAAGGTAGTTGACGGTGATGTGGTCATCATCCGTTACGAGGGTCCGAAAGGCGGGCCCGGCATGCAGGAAATGCTTTATCCGACCAGCTTCCTCAAATCCATGGGGCTCGGCAAGGCCTGCGCCCTGATCACCGACGGGCGCTTTTCCGGCGGCACCTCCGGCCTCAGCATCGGCCATGTGAGCCCGGAAGCGGCCTCTGGCGGCGCCATCGGTCTGGTCGAAGAAGGGGACATGATCGATATCGATATCCCGGGCCGCAGCATCAGCATCCGCCTTTCCGATGAGGAACTGGCCAAGCGCCGCGCCGCCATGGACGCCAAAGGCGACAAGGCCTGGCAGCCGGCCGAAGCCCGTCCCCGGGTGGTGAGCCGGGCGCTGCAGGCCTATGCCCTGATGGCGACGTCTGCCGACAAGGGCGCAGTCAGGGATATTTCCGGCCTGATCCGGAAAGGCTGA
- a CDS encoding pyridoxamine 5'-phosphate oxidase family protein, with the protein MARGYDLESRPANRHRRGHLGKDDEWIRDFISRAPLGYFASRWDDQPFIHPMTYVYDPERHCIYAHGSVVGRRRANTERHDKMAFCATEMGRLLPSNRALHFSSQYRSVMAFGRIRHVEDRAEMEHGLYSLIDKYFSPLALNENYSPIVQDDIDRVTVFALDIESWSGKENWKAMTSQNDGFPPLAEAWHKDEAFPMSFGRMAPSEDR; encoded by the coding sequence ATGGCACGTGGATATGATCTTGAGAGCCGGCCGGCCAACCGGCACCGGCGCGGACATCTGGGTAAGGACGATGAGTGGATCCGGGATTTCATCAGCCGGGCGCCGCTTGGCTATTTTGCCAGCCGTTGGGATGACCAGCCCTTCATCCATCCCATGACTTACGTCTATGATCCGGAGCGGCACTGCATTTATGCCCACGGATCCGTTGTCGGCCGGCGCCGGGCCAATACGGAACGTCATGACAAGATGGCTTTCTGCGCGACGGAGATGGGCAGGCTGTTGCCCAGCAACCGGGCGCTGCATTTTTCCAGTCAGTATCGTAGCGTTATGGCGTTCGGTAGAATCCGCCATGTGGAGGATCGGGCGGAAATGGAGCACGGGCTGTACAGCCTGATCGATAAATATTTCTCCCCTCTTGCCCTGAACGAGAACTATAGTCCCATCGTTCAGGACGACATTGACCGGGTGACCGTCTTTGCCCTCGATATTGAAAGCTGGAGCGGCAAGGAAAACTGGAAGGCAATGACCAGCCAGAATGACGGCTTTCCACCTCTTGCCGAGGCTTGGCACAAGGACGAGGCATTTCCCATGTCCTTCGGCAGAATGGCACCATCGGAAGACCGGTGA
- a CDS encoding PLP-dependent aminotransferase family protein: MTTEFTLHLDRTLEAPLQLQLVQKLKSAINGGQLAPGARLPSSRGLSETLGVSRIVVLNAYDQLQAEGYLETRHGEGSFVSDSVTATPPPQAVDYRGPEWLPVQPAPSASRNWKYDFSLGGLAEGLLHHTDWKRAWRRALNNTRGLDQSPPEGLAPLRQAVADHVRRYRGIACEAEEVIITSGVASSLDLIARICRPADPVIYLENPCFKAAHAAFRRYDHAVRLQEIDSEGIRLDGLDTPQNQPSILFCTPSHQFPMGPRLSLGRRLALLDWARERDALILEDDYDSEFRYGVTPLPSLKAQDSAGHVVYLSSLSKSLSPSIRLGYIIAPQSLRHALTREIGINHGQPPALVQQAVAEFMDAGDMDRHLRRLRRHYETLNRIVRKGLQDLSPEIEVMGLEAGIHCFLKVNARPLYDRLKTALRENDIYLPALDNFRHGPTQNRGFALGYGHFREAELEAALEVLLKTIKREH; this comes from the coding sequence ATGACCACTGAATTCACTCTTCATCTTGATCGCACCCTTGAGGCACCCCTGCAGCTGCAGCTGGTGCAAAAGCTGAAATCCGCCATCAACGGAGGACAGCTTGCCCCAGGGGCCCGGCTGCCGTCGAGCCGTGGGCTCTCCGAGACTCTCGGCGTCTCCCGCATTGTGGTCCTGAATGCCTATGACCAGTTGCAGGCGGAAGGGTATCTGGAAACCCGACACGGCGAAGGCAGTTTCGTCAGCGATAGTGTGACCGCTACGCCCCCGCCGCAGGCCGTCGATTACCGGGGACCGGAGTGGCTGCCGGTTCAGCCTGCCCCATCGGCAAGCCGAAACTGGAAATATGATTTTTCCCTCGGCGGACTGGCGGAGGGACTGCTGCATCACACCGACTGGAAACGGGCCTGGCGCCGGGCGTTGAACAATACGCGCGGCCTGGACCAGTCGCCACCGGAGGGACTCGCCCCGCTGCGACAGGCGGTTGCCGACCATGTACGGCGCTATCGGGGCATTGCCTGCGAGGCCGAGGAGGTCATTATCACCAGCGGCGTCGCCAGCAGTCTTGACCTGATTGCCCGAATTTGCCGCCCCGCCGATCCGGTCATCTATCTGGAAAATCCCTGTTTCAAGGCCGCCCATGCCGCCTTCCGCCGCTATGACCACGCCGTCCGGTTGCAGGAAATTGACAGCGAAGGCATCCGTCTGGACGGACTCGACACCCCCCAAAACCAGCCGTCGATCCTGTTCTGCACCCCGTCCCATCAGTTTCCCATGGGACCGCGATTATCGCTCGGGCGACGGCTGGCCCTGTTGGACTGGGCCCGTGAGCGCGACGCCCTGATCCTGGAAGATGACTATGACAGCGAATTCCGTTACGGCGTCACCCCGCTGCCGAGCCTCAAGGCCCAGGACAGCGCCGGTCATGTGGTTTACCTCTCGAGCCTGTCAAAGAGCCTGAGCCCGTCCATCAGGCTGGGCTATATTATCGCGCCGCAAAGCCTGCGCCATGCCCTGACCCGGGAAATCGGCATCAATCACGGCCAGCCCCCGGCCCTGGTCCAGCAGGCGGTCGCGGAATTTATGGACGCGGGCGACATGGACCGGCATCTCCGCCGCCTGCGCCGCCATTATGAAACCCTCAACCGCATTGTCCGCAAGGGGCTTCAGGACCTTTCGCCGGAAATAGAGGTCATGGGTCTCGAGGCCGGTATCCATTGTTTCCTTAAGGTGAACGCCCGCCCGCTCTATGACCGGTTGAAAACGGCGCTCCGGGAAAACGACATCTACCTCCCGGCCCTCGATAATTTCCGGCACGGCCCCACCCAAAACCGCGGCTTTGCCCTCGGTTACGGCCATTTCCGGGAGGCGGAACTGGAAGCGGCGCTGGAGGTGCTGCTAAAGACTATCAAGCGGGAACATTAA
- a CDS encoding LysR family transcriptional regulator: MAQTFLAIVDCGNFRDAAKRLHVTQSTVSARIKSLEEQLGKPLFVRNKSGATMTVAGRNFRDCALSFVQLWDKARYKVASTRSYQDYFRIGVRPSLWHPLTMNWLQRVQRQFPAVAFHLHFGIASDLVRKMQEGVLDIAVLLTAPSLPGIEAEKLYREDFLLVSGCDDPVPSPERADEFAARYIDIEWGEEFRSNRDHYYPYLSVAGLTFSMGSYGLQYLLRNGGYGYFPRTMVQADLDRKALKVVNEAPVISQQIYLAHARNVDNVFLPDLLNHFRALAKEV, translated from the coding sequence TTGGCCCAAACATTTCTGGCGATTGTGGACTGCGGCAACTTCCGGGATGCGGCCAAGCGCCTGCATGTCACCCAGTCCACGGTCAGCGCCCGCATCAAGTCGCTGGAAGAACAGCTCGGCAAACCGCTGTTCGTGCGCAACAAGTCGGGCGCGACCATGACCGTCGCCGGCCGGAACTTCCGCGACTGCGCGCTCAGCTTCGTGCAGCTGTGGGACAAGGCCCGCTACAAGGTGGCCAGCACCCGAAGCTACCAGGATTATTTCCGCATCGGCGTGCGCCCGAGCCTGTGGCACCCCCTGACCATGAACTGGCTGCAGCGGGTGCAAAGGCAGTTTCCCGCCGTTGCCTTCCATCTCCATTTCGGCATTGCCTCGGACCTGGTGCGCAAGATGCAGGAAGGGGTGCTGGATATTGCCGTGCTGCTGACGGCGCCGAGCCTGCCGGGAATCGAGGCGGAAAAACTGTACCGCGAGGATTTCCTGCTGGTCAGCGGCTGTGACGACCCGGTCCCCTCGCCCGAGCGGGCCGACGAGTTCGCCGCCCGCTATATCGATATTGAATGGGGCGAGGAATTCCGCAGCAATCGCGACCATTATTACCCTTATCTCAGCGTCGCCGGGCTGACCTTCAGCATGGGCAGTTACGGCCTGCAGTACCTGCTGCGCAACGGCGGCTACGGCTATTTTCCCCGCACCATGGTTCAGGCCGACCTTGACCGCAAGGCCCTGAAAGTTGTAAACGAAGCGCCGGTGATCAGCCAGCAGATTTACCTGGCGCACGCCCGCAATGTGGACAATGTTTTTCTGCCGGATTTGCTTAATCACTTCCGTGCGCTGGCAAAGGAAGTATAA
- a CDS encoding TrkH family potassium uptake protein has translation MRLHNLLFITGQFLLALSLTMLIPLLLDLEAHNPDWQAFILSAVLTALAGIMMIAAFRGEIAQLSLKEGFILTNLIWISCCLFGALPLAQADIGLSYTDAFFETVSGLTTTGSTIFADLEKLPPGIILWRSILQWIGGIGVVFMVIILLPFLRVSGMQLFRIESSDTHDKPAERTHQLMKNIALWYMFLTLACFLCYRLAGMGFLDAANHAMTTLSTGGYSPYNNSLGHFNSAGVAWTGITFMLAGSLPFTFYMFLSSTFMKRRPPLSQIKGFLTLVAMLSLFATAYLMIDKHGGLGHSLTTATFHVVSLITTTGYALEDYGLWGHPVIGLLFMVTFIGGCSGSTAGGIKIFRFQILGQYFSNMLQSLYFPKKISVNMFNYQRVDDTVIAGVILYFSIYFISLLIMTFLLSLTGLDFISAISSSATAIANVGPGLGEMVGPAGNFADLSDPAKWIMVAGMILGRLEFLSVIVIFTPAFWRA, from the coding sequence ATGCGACTGCATAACCTGCTTTTCATTACCGGACAGTTTCTGCTGGCGCTCAGCCTGACCATGCTGATTCCCCTGCTGCTGGACCTGGAGGCTCATAACCCCGACTGGCAGGCCTTTATCCTGTCGGCCGTACTCACCGCCTTGGCCGGGATCATGATGATTGCCGCCTTCCGGGGTGAGATCGCCCAGCTCTCCCTCAAGGAAGGCTTTATCCTCACCAACCTGATCTGGATCAGCTGCTGCCTGTTCGGGGCCCTGCCGCTGGCCCAGGCGGATATCGGCCTCAGTTATACCGACGCTTTCTTTGAAACCGTCTCCGGCCTGACCACCACCGGATCGACCATTTTCGCCGACCTCGAGAAACTGCCGCCGGGGATCATCCTGTGGCGATCGATCCTGCAATGGATCGGCGGCATCGGTGTGGTCTTCATGGTGATCATCCTGTTGCCCTTCCTCAGGGTATCCGGGATGCAGCTGTTCCGGATCGAATCTTCCGATACCCATGATAAACCGGCGGAACGCACCCATCAGCTGATGAAAAATATCGCGCTCTGGTACATGTTCCTGACGCTGGCCTGCTTCCTGTGCTACCGGCTGGCCGGCATGGGGTTCCTTGATGCCGCCAACCACGCCATGACCACCCTGTCGACCGGCGGCTATTCCCCGTATAACAACTCGCTCGGTCATTTTAACAGCGCCGGGGTCGCCTGGACGGGCATTACCTTCATGCTGGCAGGCTCCCTGCCCTTTACTTTTTATATGTTCCTGTCGTCCACCTTCATGAAAAGACGGCCGCCGCTGTCCCAGATCAAGGGCTTCCTGACCCTGGTGGCCATGTTGTCACTGTTTGCCACCGCCTACCTGATGATCGACAAACATGGCGGCTTGGGCCACAGCCTGACCACGGCCACCTTCCATGTAGTCAGCCTCATCACCACTACCGGCTACGCGCTGGAAGATTACGGCCTGTGGGGTCATCCGGTGATCGGACTGTTGTTCATGGTGACTTTTATCGGCGGCTGCAGCGGCTCCACCGCCGGCGGGATCAAGATTTTCCGCTTCCAGATCCTGGGGCAGTATTTCAGCAATATGCTGCAGTCCCTCTATTTCCCGAAAAAAATCTCGGTCAATATGTTCAACTACCAGCGGGTCGACGACACGGTTATCGCCGGCGTTATCCTCTATTTCAGCATCTATTTCATCAGCCTGCTGATCATGACGTTCCTGTTGTCCCTCACCGGCCTGGATTTCATCTCCGCCATTTCCAGCTCCGCCACCGCCATTGCCAACGTGGGCCCGGGCCTCGGGGAAATGGTCGGCCCGGCCGGCAACTTCGCCGACCTGTCCGATCCGGCCAAATGGATCATGGTCGCCGGCATGATTCTGGGGCGGCTGGAATTCCTCAGTGTGATTGTGATTTTCACGCCCGCCTTCTGGCGCGCCTGA
- the nudC gene encoding NAD(+) diphosphatase, with protein sequence MSTRALHLEPCAFAGFPLNPADHLRTDDKWIGERLEDPDTLFLVFHQMKPLMDVSDRNKPVPGFLDRSQVPDAALKTAVFMGLLEETAVFAVELGDTISEQEASGETAKFIDLRSVALQMVYEEFSPLPALMGKAKSLLDWHARHGFCAVCGAGTEAGQAGYLRQCPSCKAQHFPRTDPVAIMLVHRGDQMLVGRGVGWPAGNFSALAGFIEPGETIEEGCRREVREEVGIEIGQVDYIKSQPWPFPSSLMIGLYAEALTEDIRIDDKELEEARWVNRAQAKLLLLTGGTDDLRLAPYPIAIARHLIEKWVAEGD encoded by the coding sequence ATGTCGACACGTGCCCTCCATCTGGAGCCCTGCGCCTTTGCCGGTTTTCCCCTGAATCCGGCCGATCATCTGCGCACCGACGATAAATGGATCGGGGAGCGGCTCGAAGATCCCGACACCCTGTTTCTGGTGTTCCACCAGATGAAGCCGCTGATGGACGTGTCGGACCGGAACAAGCCGGTGCCCGGTTTCCTGGACCGCTCGCAGGTGCCGGACGCGGCGCTGAAGACAGCGGTCTTCATGGGCTTGCTCGAGGAGACGGCGGTGTTCGCCGTGGAACTGGGGGACACGATTTCCGAACAGGAGGCCAGCGGCGAGACCGCCAAATTCATCGACCTGCGCAGCGTGGCCCTGCAGATGGTGTATGAGGAATTTTCCCCGCTGCCGGCGCTGATGGGCAAGGCCAAGTCGCTGCTCGACTGGCATGCCCGGCACGGCTTCTGCGCTGTGTGCGGCGCCGGGACCGAAGCTGGCCAGGCGGGTTATCTGCGCCAGTGTCCGTCCTGCAAGGCCCAGCATTTTCCCCGTACCGATCCGGTGGCGATCATGCTGGTGCACCGGGGGGACCAGATGCTGGTCGGGCGCGGCGTCGGCTGGCCGGCCGGCAATTTTTCCGCGCTGGCCGGATTTATCGAGCCGGGCGAGACCATCGAGGAAGGCTGTCGGCGGGAAGTCAGGGAGGAGGTCGGGATCGAGATCGGCCAGGTGGACTATATCAAGAGCCAGCCTTGGCCCTTTCCCTCCAGCCTGATGATCGGCCTCTATGCCGAGGCGCTGACTGAGGACATCCGGATCGACGATAAGGAACTGGAGGAAGCCCGCTGGGTCAACCGGGCGCAGGCGAAACTGCTGCTGCTGACCGGCGGCACAGATGATCTGCGCCTGGCCCCCTATCCCATTGCCATCGCCCGCCACCTGATCGAGAAATGGGTGGCCGAGGGCGATTGA
- a CDS encoding DNA polymerase III subunit gamma/tau, whose product MAETDSNTEYRVLARKYRPTNFDELIGQEAMVRTLSNAIETGRLAHAFILTGVRGVGKTTTARIIAKALNCTGPDGTGGPTINPCGVCENCKAIAESRHVDVMEMDAASRTGVDDIREIIEGVRYASTNARYKIYIIDEVHMLSRNAFNALLKTLEEPPEHVKFIFATTEIRKVPVTVLSRCQRFDLRRVSIEELSGHFRRIAEKEGCEIDDNALAMISRAAEGSVRDGLSLLDQAFAHGAGKVTEEQVRDMLGLADRAQVLDLYQACMKGDSAEALRLLRHQYDHGADPVVIFQDMLELTHWLTRLKVVPDAGEEVVTSEAERSQGKDMASSLSIPVLTRAWQMLLKGLEEVRIAPSPLLAAEMVLVRLTHVANLPTPGELVKKLQDTPASAGSAPAAPAGNGQGGNGSGATAQSNSHVQGGVPGGAPQAFRVIQGATGQSSLLAADPMPAQETSLPSPETFEDVVKLFEEQHEATLAFHLKENCHLVSFSRGRLDIRLNDKAPRDLIGKASEKLREYTGQRWVVSLSSEQGDKSLYEKELHEAEKLQARLTDNPLVRAVLETFPGAKISDIRRKMDEFAADSLTAGIEGSGDFMVGADEFGLDADDF is encoded by the coding sequence ATGGCAGAAACCGACAGCAATACCGAATACCGCGTTCTTGCACGCAAATACCGCCCGACGAATTTTGACGAGCTTATTGGCCAGGAAGCAATGGTCCGCACCCTGTCCAACGCCATCGAGACCGGCCGCCTGGCCCATGCCTTCATCCTGACCGGCGTGCGCGGCGTGGGGAAAACCACCACCGCCCGCATCATCGCCAAGGCGCTGAACTGCACCGGCCCGGACGGCACCGGCGGGCCGACCATCAATCCCTGCGGCGTTTGTGAAAACTGCAAGGCCATTGCCGAAAGCCGCCATGTGGACGTGATGGAAATGGATGCGGCGAGCCGCACCGGCGTCGACGATATCCGCGAGATCATCGAGGGCGTGCGCTACGCCAGCACCAACGCCCGCTACAAAATCTACATCATCGACGAAGTGCATATGCTGTCCCGCAACGCTTTCAACGCGCTGCTGAAAACGCTGGAGGAACCGCCGGAGCATGTGAAGTTCATTTTCGCCACCACCGAAATCCGCAAGGTGCCGGTCACGGTGCTGAGCCGCTGCCAGCGCTTCGACCTGCGCCGGGTCTCCATCGAGGAACTTTCCGGCCATTTCCGCCGCATCGCCGAGAAGGAAGGCTGCGAGATCGACGACAATGCGCTGGCCATGATTTCCCGCGCCGCCGAAGGCTCCGTCCGTGACGGCCTCAGCCTGCTCGACCAGGCCTTCGCCCACGGCGCCGGCAAGGTGACTGAGGAACAGGTCCGCGACATGCTGGGCCTGGCCGACCGCGCCCAGGTGCTGGACCTCTACCAGGCCTGCATGAAAGGCGACAGCGCCGAAGCTTTGCGGCTGCTGCGCCACCAGTATGACCATGGCGCCGACCCGGTGGTGATTTTCCAGGATATGCTGGAGCTGACCCACTGGCTGACCCGCCTCAAGGTGGTGCCTGACGCCGGTGAGGAAGTGGTGACCAGCGAGGCCGAACGCAGCCAGGGCAAGGACATGGCCTCCTCTTTAAGTATCCCGGTGCTGACCCGCGCCTGGCAGATGCTGCTCAAAGGCCTTGAGGAAGTGCGTATCGCCCCCTCGCCGCTGCTGGCGGCGGAGATGGTGCTGGTGCGCCTGACCCATGTGGCCAACCTGCCGACCCCCGGCGAACTGGTGAAAAAGCTGCAGGATACTCCGGCCTCTGCCGGAAGCGCGCCGGCGGCGCCTGCCGGAAATGGACAGGGCGGCAACGGCAGTGGCGCTACGGCGCAGTCGAACAGTCACGTTCAAGGCGGCGTTCCAGGTGGCGCACCCCAGGCGTTCCGGGTGATCCAGGGGGCGACGGGGCAGTCCTCTCTGCTCGCAGCGGACCCTATGCCGGCGCAGGAGACGAGCCTGCCGTCGCCGGAAACCTTCGAGGATGTGGTCAAACTATTTGAAGAACAGCATGAAGCGACCCTTGCCTTCCACCTCAAGGAAAATTGCCATCTGGTAAGCTTTTCCAGGGGCCGGCTCGACATCCGCCTCAATGACAAGGCGCCGCGCGACCTGATCGGCAAGGCCTCGGAAAAGCTTCGGGAATATACCGGCCAGCGCTGGGTCGTCTCGCTGTCCTCGGAACAGGGCGACAAAAGCCTCTATGAAAAGGAACTGCACGAGGCCGAAAAACTGCAGGCCCGGCTGACGGACAATCCTCTGGTCAGGGCGGTGCTGGAAACCTTCCCCGGCGCAAAAATCTCAGACATCCGCAGGAAAATGGATGAATTTGCCGCAGATAGCCTCACGGCCGGAATCGAGGGCAGCGGCGATTTCATGGTCGGCGCCGATGAATTCGGCCTCGATGCGGACGATTTTTAA
- a CDS encoding YbaB/EbfC family nucleoid-associated protein gives MKNLGKMMKQAQEMQSKMAEMQASLEELEVTGTAGAGLVTVTLNGKSDVKSVKIDPSLFTGDDVEVVEDLIVAACNDAKAKVEVRTQEEMQKLTGGLKLPEGFNLPF, from the coding sequence ATGAAAAACCTCGGTAAAATGATGAAACAGGCCCAGGAAATGCAGAGCAAGATGGCCGAAATGCAGGCCTCCCTGGAAGAGCTGGAAGTGACCGGCACCGCCGGCGCCGGTCTGGTCACCGTGACCCTCAACGGCAAGAGCGACGTGAAAAGCGTCAAGATCGACCCCAGCCTGTTCACCGGCGACGATGTGGAAGTGGTCGAGGATCTGATCGTCGCCGCCTGCAACGACGCCAAAGCCAAAGTGGAAGTCCGCACCCAGGAAGAAATGCAGAAACTGACCGGCGGCCTGAAACTGCCGGAAGGCTTCAACCTGCCGTTCTGA
- the recR gene encoding recombination mediator RecR, whose protein sequence is MYRTRTSNSELDQLIQLLSKLPGFGPRSARRAVLHLVKKKDTLMKPLAASLASVAEHVHPCSTCGNLDVSDPCHICEDERRDKSTICVIEEVADLWALERAGSYRGLYHVLGGTLSALDGIGPDDLNIAGLIERADEEGVQEVIIATNATVDGQTTAHYITDRLKNSGVSVSRLAHGVPVGGELDYLDDGTLTAALNSRQPF, encoded by the coding sequence GTGTACCGCACCCGCACCTCCAACAGCGAACTTGACCAGCTGATCCAGCTTCTCTCCAAGCTGCCCGGCTTCGGTCCCCGTTCGGCGCGGCGCGCGGTGCTGCATCTGGTCAAGAAAAAGGACACGCTGATGAAGCCGCTGGCGGCGAGCCTGGCCAGCGTCGCCGAACATGTCCACCCCTGTTCCACCTGTGGCAACCTGGATGTCAGCGATCCCTGCCATATCTGCGAAGACGAGCGCCGCGACAAAAGCACCATCTGCGTGATCGAGGAAGTCGCCGATCTCTGGGCCCTGGAGCGGGCCGGCAGCTACCGCGGCCTTTATCATGTGCTCGGCGGCACCCTGTCGGCGCTGGACGGAATCGGTCCCGATGACCTCAATATCGCCGGCCTGATCGAGCGGGCCGATGAAGAGGGCGTGCAGGAAGTGATTATCGCCACCAACGCCACCGTCGACGGCCAGACCACCGCCCACTATATCACCGACCGGCTGAAGAATAGCGGGGTCAGCGTCTCGCGCCTCGCCCATGGCGTCCCGGTCGGCGGTGAACTGGACTACCTGGACGACGGCACCCTGACCGCCGCCCTCAACTCCCGCCAGCCGTTCTAA
- a CDS encoding GFA family protein yields the protein MKHRGSCHCGTVTFEVEAPAVIDAVRCNCSMCSKTGFVHLIVPKEDFHLKSGADIITTYTFNTHTAKHTFCSVCGVKSFYTPRSHPDGISVNVNCLDPGTTEGINYSDFDGANWEENIENLRSKD from the coding sequence ATGAAACACCGGGGTTCCTGCCATTGCGGAACGGTCACTTTTGAAGTCGAAGCCCCGGCGGTGATTGACGCCGTGCGCTGCAACTGCTCCATGTGTTCCAAGACCGGTTTTGTCCATCTTATTGTGCCCAAAGAGGATTTTCATCTGAAAAGCGGCGCCGACATCATTACCACCTATACGTTCAACACCCATACCGCCAAACATACTTTCTGCAGCGTCTGTGGCGTGAAAAGCTTCTATACCCCGCGCTCCCATCCCGATGGCATCAGCGTCAACGTCAATTGCCTGGACCCGGGCACCACCGAAGGCATCAATTACAGCGACTTTGACGGCGCCAACTGGGAAGAAAACATAGAGAACCTGCGGTCTAAAGACTGA